A portion of the Plodia interpunctella isolate USDA-ARS_2022_Savannah chromosome 4, ilPloInte3.2, whole genome shotgun sequence genome contains these proteins:
- the SP1173 gene encoding uncharacterized protein SP1173 isoform X1 — protein sequence MKQCVNKNLITLKLVLFCFLSGVGCIFPFLPLHMLSLGLDRGEARLISAVAPCIALLGPALLGPFIDKLSVGRGSTGGGPTPSGSGRLLRITTAVCLILSALFYTLLLTVPAAERHQARRPNVLFMCDEDSAYVIQEVCKEDMRCNRWSGEKTGVLALTSCEYGCADDNMTWVKEPFAISDTYNDSTPGPLFTISNTTWQSDGYPDDDDESYEEFPPHLCYNGLCTVYMQHEARLRLPLSLLAPDPLKDNTTSDAGWCTYRTSGASKCTVPPQRLRELTLSSSEPCRPAVRCLVLDPYDEPDAVLADAECRRVVGDPAYTFTTYFILRVLADIWPSAGLALLGAACVIATRETSLGRGDVGRQLAFGTLGLAIFPPLAGLAMDSMPDNPYLVPFTLHAVFMLIGALILLVDKHMPLSTPEWWWHTATGALALPFSAVRRYGAETAAVFAVVVLLGVLWSGIDTYLPWTIQDIQEEAYTHFNESLSATEDTATKVGLTLTVGALPAVPALLWAEALVDYIGHSNVFITAFTFYCLRYIGLASGTDYDWVVVCEILEIFTLSLVWVTAMLYFRHLVPRKYTATGQALPVIAHFCIGRCIGAIVGGMVHGRPPLESQRSVYRALGVVSLLAAAVYLALYHLLLAPRCAARPAAPPQQLLQACTVDGQLNAKGLNANGGSNGTYSPMRVYHEERSRKGHFRY from the exons ATGAAGCAGTGCGTGAACAAGAACCTCATCACGCTGAAATTagtgttattttgttttctctcAG GCGTAGGATGCATCTTTCCATTCCTGCCACTACACATGCTGTCCCTAGGGCTGGACCGGGGAGAGGCCAGATTGATATCTGCCGTCGCGCCGTGCATCGCTCTTCTGGGCCCAGCTTTATTGGGGCCTTTTATCGATAA GTTATCTGTGGGGCGAGGGTCGACAGGTGGCGGTCCGACACCAAGTGGTTCTGGTCGACTGCTCAGGATAACCACCGCCGTGTGCCTTATACTCAGTGCTCTCTTTTACACCCTGTTATTGACTGTGCCGGCTGCCGAGCGGCACCAG GCGAGACGGCCAAATGTTTTGTTCATGTGTGATGAGGACAGCGCTTATGTCATCCAAGAGGTGTGCAAGGAGGACATGAGATGCAACCGGTGGTCGGGCGAGAAG actgGTGTGCTAGCATTGACTTCTTGTGAATATGGATGTGCCGACGACAACATGACGTGGGTGAAAGAACCATTCGCAATTTCCGACACTTACAACGACTCCACACCCGGCCCGCTCTTCACTATATCCAACACTact TGGCAATCAGATGGCTACCCGGATGATGACGACGAGAGTTACGAAGAGTTCCCACCGCACTTGTGCTACAACGGCCTGTGCACTGTATACATGCAACATGAGGCCCGACTGCGATTGCCACTATCCCTCCTGGCACCAGACCCACTAAAAGACAACACTACGTCAGATGCTGGCTGGTGCACTTACAGGACGA GCGGTGCGTCAAAATGCACGGTGCCCCCGCAGAGGCTGCGCGAGCTGACCCTCAGCAGCTCGGAGCCGTGCCGCCCGGCCGTGCGCTGTCTCGTGCTGGACCCGTACGACGAGCCGGACGCCGTGCTGGCCGACGCCGAATGCCGCCGCGTCGTCGGTGATCCTGCTTATACTTTCACCACCTACTTCATTTTGAG GGTATTAGCAGACATTTGGCCTAGCGCAGGGTTGGCTCTCCTAGGAGCGGCTTGCGTAATCGCCACCCGTGAAACTTCCCTGGGCCGCGGGGACGTGGGTCGCCAGCTAGCGTTCGGCACCCTTGGCCTAGCGATCTTCCCACCACTGGCCGGGTTGGCCATGGATTCAATGCCTGACAACCCTTACTTGGTCCCATTCACCTTGCATGCAGTCTTCATGCTGATTGGAGCCCTCATTCTGCTGGTTGACAA ACACATGCCATTGTCGACGCCGGAATGGTGGTGGCACACGGCGACGGGGGCCCTGGCGCTGCCGTTCAGCGCCGTACGCCGCTACGGGGCGGAGACCGCGGCTGTGTTCGCGGTGGTGGTGCTACTGGGGGTCTTGTGGAGCGGCATCGACACCTACCTGCCTTG GACAATCCAGGACATCCAAGAAGAGGCATATACTCACTTCAACGAGTCGCTATCAGCCACGGAGGACACGGCTACGAAGGTGGGCCTGACGCTGACGGTGGGCGCACTGCCCGCCGTGCCCGCGCTGCTGTGGGCCGAGGCGCTGGTGGACTACATCGGACACTCCAACGTCTTCATCACTGCCTTCACTTTCTACTGCCTGCGATATATTG gCCTCGCCTCGGGCACCGACTACGACTGGGTAGTGGTGTGTGAGATCTTAGAGATCTTCACATTGAGTCTGGTCTGGGTGACGGCCATGCTCTACTTCAGGCATCTCGTTCCGCGCAAGTACACCGCCACCGGACAAGCATTGCCTGTAATCGCACACTTCTGTATAG GTCGTTGTATCGGCGCGATCGTGGGCGGAATGGTGCACGGGCGGCCGCCGCTGGAGTCGCAGCGTAGCGTGTACCGCGCGCTGGGCGTGGTGTCGCTGCTGGCGGCCGCAGTGTACCTCGCGCTGTACCACCTGCTGCTGGCGCCGCGCTGCGCCGCGCGCCCCGCCGCCCCCCCGCAACAACTGTTACAAG ctTGCACTGTGGACGGCCAGCTAAATGCTAAAG gtTTGAACGCGAACGGAGGTTCCAATGGTACATACTCTCCGATGCGGGTATATCACGAAGAAAGATcaagaaaaggacatttcCGTTACTAA
- the SP1173 gene encoding uncharacterized protein SP1173 isoform X2 translates to MKQCVNKNLITLKLVLFCFLSGVGCIFPFLPLHMLSLGLDRGEARLISAVAPCIALLGPALLGPFIDKLSVGRGSTGGGPTPSGSGRLLRITTAVCLILSALFYTLLLTVPAAERHQARRPNVLFMCDEDSAYVIQEVCKEDMRCNRWSGEKTGVLALTSCEYGCADDNMTWVKEPFAISDTYNDSTPGPLFTISNTTWQSDGYPDDDDESYEEFPPHLCYNGLCTVYMQHEARLRLPLSLLAPDPLKDNTTSDAGWCTYRTSGASKCTVPPQRLRELTLSSSEPCRPAVRCLVLDPYDEPDAVLADAECRRVVGDPAYTFTTYFILRVLADIWPSAGLALLGAACVIATRETSLGRGDVGRQLAFGTLGLAIFPPLAGLAMDSMPDNPYLVPFTLHAVFMLIGALILLVDKHMPLSTPEWWWHTATGALALPFSAVRRYGAETAAVFAVVVLLGVLWSGIDTYLPWTIQDIQEEAYTHFNESLSATEDTATKVGLTLTVGALPAVPALLWAEALVDYIGHSNVFITAFTFYCLRYIGLASGTDYDWVVVCEILEIFTLSLVWVTAMLYFRHLVPRKYTATGQALPVIAHFCIGRCIGAIVGGMVHGRPPLESQRSVYRALGVVSLLAAAVYLALYHLLLAPRCAARPAAPPQQLLQGLNANGGSNGTYSPMRVYHEERSRKGHFRY, encoded by the exons ATGAAGCAGTGCGTGAACAAGAACCTCATCACGCTGAAATTagtgttattttgttttctctcAG GCGTAGGATGCATCTTTCCATTCCTGCCACTACACATGCTGTCCCTAGGGCTGGACCGGGGAGAGGCCAGATTGATATCTGCCGTCGCGCCGTGCATCGCTCTTCTGGGCCCAGCTTTATTGGGGCCTTTTATCGATAA GTTATCTGTGGGGCGAGGGTCGACAGGTGGCGGTCCGACACCAAGTGGTTCTGGTCGACTGCTCAGGATAACCACCGCCGTGTGCCTTATACTCAGTGCTCTCTTTTACACCCTGTTATTGACTGTGCCGGCTGCCGAGCGGCACCAG GCGAGACGGCCAAATGTTTTGTTCATGTGTGATGAGGACAGCGCTTATGTCATCCAAGAGGTGTGCAAGGAGGACATGAGATGCAACCGGTGGTCGGGCGAGAAG actgGTGTGCTAGCATTGACTTCTTGTGAATATGGATGTGCCGACGACAACATGACGTGGGTGAAAGAACCATTCGCAATTTCCGACACTTACAACGACTCCACACCCGGCCCGCTCTTCACTATATCCAACACTact TGGCAATCAGATGGCTACCCGGATGATGACGACGAGAGTTACGAAGAGTTCCCACCGCACTTGTGCTACAACGGCCTGTGCACTGTATACATGCAACATGAGGCCCGACTGCGATTGCCACTATCCCTCCTGGCACCAGACCCACTAAAAGACAACACTACGTCAGATGCTGGCTGGTGCACTTACAGGACGA GCGGTGCGTCAAAATGCACGGTGCCCCCGCAGAGGCTGCGCGAGCTGACCCTCAGCAGCTCGGAGCCGTGCCGCCCGGCCGTGCGCTGTCTCGTGCTGGACCCGTACGACGAGCCGGACGCCGTGCTGGCCGACGCCGAATGCCGCCGCGTCGTCGGTGATCCTGCTTATACTTTCACCACCTACTTCATTTTGAG GGTATTAGCAGACATTTGGCCTAGCGCAGGGTTGGCTCTCCTAGGAGCGGCTTGCGTAATCGCCACCCGTGAAACTTCCCTGGGCCGCGGGGACGTGGGTCGCCAGCTAGCGTTCGGCACCCTTGGCCTAGCGATCTTCCCACCACTGGCCGGGTTGGCCATGGATTCAATGCCTGACAACCCTTACTTGGTCCCATTCACCTTGCATGCAGTCTTCATGCTGATTGGAGCCCTCATTCTGCTGGTTGACAA ACACATGCCATTGTCGACGCCGGAATGGTGGTGGCACACGGCGACGGGGGCCCTGGCGCTGCCGTTCAGCGCCGTACGCCGCTACGGGGCGGAGACCGCGGCTGTGTTCGCGGTGGTGGTGCTACTGGGGGTCTTGTGGAGCGGCATCGACACCTACCTGCCTTG GACAATCCAGGACATCCAAGAAGAGGCATATACTCACTTCAACGAGTCGCTATCAGCCACGGAGGACACGGCTACGAAGGTGGGCCTGACGCTGACGGTGGGCGCACTGCCCGCCGTGCCCGCGCTGCTGTGGGCCGAGGCGCTGGTGGACTACATCGGACACTCCAACGTCTTCATCACTGCCTTCACTTTCTACTGCCTGCGATATATTG gCCTCGCCTCGGGCACCGACTACGACTGGGTAGTGGTGTGTGAGATCTTAGAGATCTTCACATTGAGTCTGGTCTGGGTGACGGCCATGCTCTACTTCAGGCATCTCGTTCCGCGCAAGTACACCGCCACCGGACAAGCATTGCCTGTAATCGCACACTTCTGTATAG GTCGTTGTATCGGCGCGATCGTGGGCGGAATGGTGCACGGGCGGCCGCCGCTGGAGTCGCAGCGTAGCGTGTACCGCGCGCTGGGCGTGGTGTCGCTGCTGGCGGCCGCAGTGTACCTCGCGCTGTACCACCTGCTGCTGGCGCCGCGCTGCGCCGCGCGCCCCGCCGCCCCCCCGCAACAACTGTTACAAG gtTTGAACGCGAACGGAGGTTCCAATGGTACATACTCTCCGATGCGGGTATATCACGAAGAAAGATcaagaaaaggacatttcCGTTACTAA